A stretch of Crossiella cryophila DNA encodes these proteins:
- a CDS encoding MarR family winged helix-turn-helix transcriptional regulator produces MNPQTTGLEAGDLGAEPEHAEIGTAKQAAADDRVLVFGRLLGAANRLEHILGREIEAECGISHLMFEVLLILGRAGEPGLPMRRIAQEQVLTTGGATRLVDRMVRAGLVERVAEPGDRRVHLVRLTEAGERTAVTAARLHARNVQRYLLDALPADERELFAAQVKLIGHAARDALPPLG; encoded by the coding sequence ATGAACCCTCAAACGACGGGACTGGAGGCCGGGGACTTGGGTGCGGAGCCGGAGCACGCGGAGATCGGCACGGCGAAGCAGGCCGCGGCCGATGACCGGGTGCTCGTGTTCGGGCGGTTGCTGGGTGCGGCGAACCGCCTGGAGCACATCCTCGGGCGGGAGATCGAGGCCGAGTGCGGGATCAGCCACCTCATGTTCGAGGTGCTGCTGATCCTGGGGCGGGCCGGGGAGCCGGGGCTGCCGATGCGGCGGATCGCCCAGGAACAGGTGCTCACCACCGGCGGCGCCACCCGGCTGGTCGACCGGATGGTGCGGGCCGGCCTGGTCGAGCGGGTCGCCGAGCCGGGGGACCGGCGGGTGCACCTGGTGCGGCTGACCGAGGCGGGGGAGCGGACCGCGGTGACCGCGGCGCGGCTGCACGCGCGCAACGTGCAGCGCTACCTCCTGGACGCGCTGCCCGCTGACGAGCGGGAACTGTTCGCGGCGCAGGTGAAGCTGATCGGTCACGCGGCCAGGGACGCACTGCCGCCCCTGGGTTGA
- a CDS encoding putative immunity protein yields the protein MADQNLTIDLSMAELRAIADYAAACAEPALAIFERARPGDRRPRAAIESAQAFAAGAERSKSIRDHAWAANRAYQETRDAGQAAASDAARAAVAAASAAYLHPLAKATQVPHILGAAAHAARAVELDAATDRTVGEQYIERARTLAGPVVVRVLARYPAAPGGRGRAGELLRMLDTALRAQAAEVNPAAN from the coding sequence ATGGCTGACCAGAACCTGACGATCGACCTCAGCATGGCCGAACTCCGCGCGATCGCCGACTACGCCGCGGCCTGCGCGGAACCCGCCCTGGCCATCTTCGAGCGCGCCCGCCCCGGCGACCGGCGGCCACGAGCCGCGATCGAGTCCGCCCAGGCGTTCGCCGCCGGGGCCGAGCGGTCCAAGTCGATCCGCGATCACGCCTGGGCGGCGAACCGGGCCTACCAGGAGACCCGCGACGCCGGCCAGGCCGCGGCCAGTGACGCCGCCCGCGCCGCCGTGGCCGCGGCCAGCGCGGCCTACCTGCATCCCCTGGCGAAGGCCACCCAGGTCCCGCACATCCTCGGCGCGGCCGCCCACGCGGCCAGGGCCGTCGAACTGGACGCCGCCACCGACCGAACGGTAGGCGAGCAGTACATCGAGCGGGCCCGGACCCTGGCCGGCCCCGTCGTGGTGCGGGTGCTGGCCCGGTATCCCGCCGCGCCGGGTGGTCGCGGCCGGGCGGGCGAGCTGCTGCGGATGCTGGACACCGCGTTGCGCGCGCAGGCCGCCGAAGTGAACCCCGCCGCCAACTGA
- a CDS encoding S8 family peptidase, giving the protein MTTLHRRALPVLATILLSALTFTPAASAAPVDWGLDRIDQRDLPLNGAYQPVGNGAGVNIYVLDTGIRTTHQAFGGRARTAYDPEGVGGDCASHGTAVGSIAARTAPAATIQSVRALCGRVDVVAAVRWVAANAVKPAVLNLSLGGARNAAMDAAVQQVLNAGIPVVVSAGNQPVDACNGSPSRVRDAITVGSVTRTDQVWQHSANGPCVDLFAPGAAILTATSESDTATATHDGTSEAAPFVSGVVANYLGAHPAATVAEVNKHLVDGATKNKITGLKAGTPNRLLYAR; this is encoded by the coding sequence ATGACCACCCTGCACCGGCGCGCGCTCCCCGTGCTCGCCACCATCCTGCTCAGCGCGCTCACCTTCACCCCCGCCGCCTCCGCCGCCCCCGTCGACTGGGGCCTGGACCGCATCGACCAGCGCGACCTCCCGCTCAACGGCGCCTACCAACCGGTCGGGAACGGCGCGGGCGTGAACATCTACGTCCTGGACACCGGCATCCGCACCACCCACCAGGCCTTCGGCGGCCGGGCCCGCACCGCCTACGACCCGGAGGGCGTCGGCGGCGACTGTGCCAGCCACGGCACCGCGGTGGGCAGCATCGCCGCCCGCACCGCGCCCGCGGCGACCATCCAGTCGGTACGGGCGCTGTGCGGGCGGGTGGACGTGGTCGCGGCGGTGCGCTGGGTCGCCGCCAACGCGGTCAAGCCCGCCGTGCTCAACCTCAGCCTGGGCGGGGCGCGCAACGCGGCCATGGACGCCGCCGTGCAGCAGGTCCTCAACGCGGGTATCCCGGTGGTGGTCTCCGCGGGCAACCAGCCGGTCGACGCCTGCAACGGCTCGCCCTCCCGGGTGCGGGACGCGATCACCGTCGGTTCGGTGACCCGCACCGACCAGGTCTGGCAGCACTCGGCCAACGGCCCGTGCGTGGACCTGTTCGCCCCCGGCGCGGCCATCCTGACCGCCACCAGCGAGTCCGACACCGCCACCGCCACGCACGACGGGACCTCCGAGGCCGCCCCGTTCGTCTCCGGCGTGGTGGCCAACTACCTGGGCGCGCACCCGGCGGCCACCGTCGCCGAGGTCAACAAGCACCTCGTCGACGGGGCCACCAAGAACAAGATCACCGGCTTGAAGGCCGGGACCCCGAACCGCCTGCTCTACGCACGCTGA
- a CDS encoding alpha/beta fold hydrolase, whose product MTTANRLRTDRLPGLVTTAYTFDVPVDHAAPQGEHLTVFAREVVAAGREKDKLPWLLMLQGGPGQPCERPTAPSAWLGRALKDYRVLLLDQRGTGLSSRVNRQTLPLRGDAKAQAEYVAHFRADSIVRDAELVRQALIGDEPWSIYGQSFGGFCSLTYLSLFPGSLRESLITGGLAPLTATADEVYRALYPRVREKNEQFFARYPEDAEIARRVVDHLLAHDVRLPTGERLTAHRFQTLGMGFGTHREFDSLHYLLEMSFVDGVGGPELSDPFLIQAGARLSFAGAPLYALVHEAIYAQGCASDWSAQRVRAEFPEFDLEGDWPVLFTGEMIYPWQFDEDPALTPLKDVAEILAARTDWGPLYDPEVLARNEVPVAAAVYFDDMYVDSAYSLETASVMGATRAWVTNEYEHDGAGRSASVLDRLIKMARGEL is encoded by the coding sequence GTGACGACTGCCAATCGCCTGCGCACCGACCGGCTGCCCGGCCTGGTGACCACCGCCTACACCTTCGACGTACCGGTTGATCATGCTGCTCCGCAAGGGGAACACCTGACCGTGTTCGCCCGCGAGGTGGTGGCGGCCGGGCGGGAGAAGGACAAGCTGCCCTGGCTGCTGATGTTGCAGGGCGGCCCCGGCCAGCCCTGTGAGCGGCCCACCGCGCCGAGTGCCTGGCTGGGCCGGGCGCTCAAGGACTACCGGGTGCTGCTGCTGGACCAGCGCGGCACCGGGCTGAGCAGCCGGGTCAACCGGCAGACGCTGCCGCTACGCGGGGACGCCAAGGCGCAGGCGGAGTACGTGGCGCACTTCCGCGCCGACTCGATCGTGCGGGACGCCGAGCTGGTCCGGCAGGCGCTGATCGGCGATGAGCCGTGGAGCATCTACGGGCAGAGCTTCGGCGGGTTCTGCTCGCTGACCTACCTGTCGCTGTTCCCCGGTTCGCTGCGCGAGTCGCTGATCACCGGTGGGCTGGCGCCGCTGACCGCCACCGCGGACGAGGTCTACCGGGCGCTGTACCCGCGGGTGCGGGAGAAGAACGAGCAGTTCTTCGCCCGCTACCCGGAGGACGCGGAGATCGCCCGCCGGGTGGTGGACCACCTGCTGGCGCACGACGTCCGGCTGCCGACCGGGGAACGGCTGACCGCGCACCGCTTCCAGACCCTGGGCATGGGTTTCGGCACCCATCGCGAGTTCGACTCGCTGCACTACCTGCTTGAGATGTCCTTTGTGGACGGTGTGGGTGGGCCGGAGCTGTCCGATCCGTTCCTGATCCAGGCCGGGGCGCGGCTGTCCTTCGCCGGTGCGCCGCTGTACGCGCTGGTGCACGAGGCGATCTACGCCCAGGGTTGTGCCTCGGACTGGTCGGCGCAGCGGGTGCGCGCGGAGTTCCCCGAGTTCGACCTGGAGGGTGACTGGCCGGTGCTGTTCACCGGCGAGATGATCTACCCCTGGCAGTTCGACGAGGACCCGGCGCTGACCCCGCTCAAGGATGTGGCCGAGATCCTGGCCGCGCGCACGGACTGGGGGCCGCTGTACGACCCGGAGGTGCTGGCGCGCAACGAGGTGCCGGTGGCCGCGGCGGTCTACTTCGACGACATGTACGTCGACTCCGCCTACTCCCTGGAGACCGCGAGCGTCATGGGCGCCACCAGGGCCTGGGTGACCAACGAGTACGAGCACGACGGCGCGGGCCGGTCCGCCTCGGTGCTGGACCGGCTGATCAAGATGGCCCGCGGGGAGCTGTGA
- a CDS encoding nitrilase-related carbon-nitrogen hydrolase, producing the protein MVNVVRAAIFQTKWTGDTDSMIEAHERAARSAAAQGAKVMGFQEVFNAPYFCQVQDAEHYKWAEPVPDGPTVKRMQALAKETGMVLVVPVYEVEQAGFYYNTAAVIDADGSYLGKYRKHHIPQVKGFWEKYYFRPGNLGWPIFDTAVGRIGVYICYDRHFPEGWRALGLAGAKLVFNPSATSRGLSAYLWQLEQPAAAVANEYFVAAINRVGVEEYGDNDFYGTSYFVDPRGQMVGEVASGTEEELVVRDLDFDLIDEVRQQWAFYRDRRPDAYGTLTEG; encoded by the coding sequence GTGGTCAACGTGGTTCGAGCCGCGATCTTCCAGACGAAGTGGACCGGCGACACCGACTCGATGATCGAGGCGCACGAACGTGCGGCCCGATCCGCGGCCGCCCAGGGCGCCAAGGTCATGGGCTTCCAGGAGGTGTTCAACGCGCCGTACTTCTGCCAGGTGCAGGACGCCGAGCACTACAAATGGGCCGAACCGGTGCCCGACGGGCCGACGGTCAAGCGCATGCAGGCACTGGCCAAGGAGACCGGCATGGTGCTGGTCGTCCCGGTCTACGAGGTCGAGCAGGCCGGCTTCTACTACAACACCGCGGCGGTCATCGACGCCGACGGCAGCTACCTCGGCAAGTACCGCAAACACCACATCCCGCAGGTCAAGGGCTTCTGGGAGAAGTACTACTTCCGGCCCGGCAACCTCGGCTGGCCGATCTTCGACACCGCGGTCGGCCGGATCGGCGTCTACATCTGCTACGACCGGCACTTCCCCGAGGGCTGGCGTGCGCTCGGCCTGGCCGGGGCGAAACTCGTGTTCAACCCCTCCGCCACCAGCCGCGGCCTCTCCGCCTACCTGTGGCAGCTCGAACAGCCCGCCGCCGCGGTGGCCAACGAGTACTTCGTGGCCGCGATCAACCGGGTCGGCGTCGAGGAGTACGGCGACAACGACTTCTACGGCACCAGCTACTTCGTCGACCCGCGCGGCCAGATGGTCGGCGAGGTGGCCAGCGGCACCGAGGAGGAACTCGTGGTCCGCGACCTGGACTTCGACCTCATCGACGAGGTCCGCCAGCAATGGGCCTTCTACCGGGACCGCCGCCCGGACGCCTACGGAACCCTGACGGAGGGCTGA
- a CDS encoding aspartate aminotransferase family protein, with protein MGAHAELYARRQAVLPSWLSAYYAEPIELDRGEGRHVYDSQGNRYLDFFGGILTTMTAHALPEVTKAVTEQAGKILHTSTVYLSRPMVELAEQIAAVSGIPDARVFFTASGTEANDAALLLATGVRRSNQVLAMRNSYHGRSFSAVSITGNSGWSTTSLSPFQVSYVHGGNRFRGPFREFTDAEYINACVEDLRDVLDQGDKNAAALIAEPIQGVGGFSVPPDGLYGAFKEVLDEHGILWIADEVQTGWGRTGENFWGWQAHGATPDIVTFAKGIGNGMSIGGVIARAEIMNTLRANSLSTFGGSPITMAAGLANLRYALDNNLQANALEVGGWLKQELSSATALLPVVGDVRGKGLMLGVELVRPGTLDPNPAAATATLEAARAGGLLIGKGGLHNNVLRLAPPLSLTRAEAEEGLRVLRHALTVAGEENP; from the coding sequence ATGGGAGCGCACGCGGAGCTGTACGCCCGCCGCCAGGCGGTGCTGCCGAGCTGGCTGTCCGCCTACTACGCCGAGCCGATCGAACTCGACCGCGGCGAGGGCAGGCACGTCTACGACAGCCAGGGCAACCGCTACCTGGACTTCTTCGGCGGCATCCTGACCACGATGACCGCGCACGCCCTGCCCGAGGTGACCAAGGCGGTCACCGAGCAGGCGGGCAAGATCCTGCACACCTCCACGGTGTACCTGAGCCGTCCGATGGTCGAGCTGGCCGAGCAGATCGCCGCGGTCTCCGGCATCCCGGACGCGCGGGTGTTCTTCACCGCCAGCGGCACCGAGGCCAACGACGCGGCGCTGCTGCTGGCCACCGGGGTGCGCCGATCCAACCAGGTCCTGGCCATGCGCAACAGCTACCACGGGCGCTCCTTCTCCGCGGTCTCCATCACCGGCAACTCCGGCTGGTCCACCACCAGCCTGTCTCCGTTCCAGGTCTCCTACGTGCACGGCGGCAACCGGTTCCGCGGCCCGTTCCGGGAGTTCACCGACGCCGAGTACATCAACGCCTGCGTGGAGGACCTGCGCGATGTGCTCGACCAGGGCGACAAGAACGCCGCCGCGCTGATCGCCGAGCCGATCCAGGGCGTCGGCGGGTTCAGCGTGCCGCCTGACGGGCTCTACGGCGCGTTCAAGGAGGTCCTGGACGAGCACGGCATCCTGTGGATCGCCGATGAGGTGCAGACCGGCTGGGGCCGCACCGGCGAGAACTTCTGGGGCTGGCAGGCCCACGGCGCCACCCCGGACATCGTCACCTTCGCCAAGGGCATCGGCAACGGCATGTCCATCGGCGGCGTGATCGCCCGCGCCGAGATCATGAACACCCTGCGCGCCAACTCCTTGTCCACCTTCGGCGGCAGCCCGATCACCATGGCCGCCGGGCTGGCCAACCTGCGCTACGCCCTGGACAACAACCTCCAGGCCAACGCACTGGAGGTGGGTGGCTGGCTCAAGCAGGAGCTGTCCTCGGCCACCGCGCTGCTGCCGGTGGTCGGCGACGTGCGCGGCAAGGGCCTGATGCTGGGCGTCGAACTCGTCCGCCCCGGCACCCTGGACCCCAACCCGGCCGCCGCCACCGCCACCCTGGAGGCCGCGCGCGCGGGCGGGCTGCTGATCGGCAAGGGCGGGCTGCACAACAACGTGCTGCGCCTGGCCCCGCCGCTCTCGCTCACCAGGGCCGAGGCCGAGGAAGGACTGCGGGTGCTGCGGCACGCGCTGACCGTGGCCGGGGAGGAGAACCCATGA
- the hydA gene encoding dihydropyrimidinase: MSRTVIRNGLVITAADELLADVLIDGEKVVALAAPESGLAESFATGADTVLDATGRYVLPGGVDCHTHMELPFGGTFAADTFETGTRAAAWGGTTTIVDFAVQTPGMSLREGLDAWQAKADGQCAIDYGFHMIMGEVTPHTLKEMDQLVGEGISSFKLFMAYPGVFYSDDGQILRAMQKAADNGGLIMMHAENGIAIDVLIEQALQRGETDPRYHGQVRHAFLEAEATHRAIQLARVAGAPVYIVHLSAAEALAEVARARDNGVNAFAETCPQYLYLSTEDLARPGFEGSKYVCSTPLRPEQHQAELWKGLRTNDLSVVSTDHCPFCFKGQKELGLGDFSKIPNGLPGVEHRMDLLHQGVVDGQISRKRWIELACATPARMFGLYPRKGTIAPGSDADVVIYDPKARQTLSAETHHMNVDYSCYEGKTVTGKVDVVLSRGKVVISENTYLGHKGHGSFLKRDTCQYLV; encoded by the coding sequence ATGAGCCGCACCGTGATCCGCAACGGCCTGGTGATCACCGCGGCCGACGAGCTGCTTGCCGACGTGCTCATCGACGGCGAGAAGGTGGTGGCCCTGGCCGCCCCCGAATCCGGACTCGCCGAATCCTTCGCCACCGGCGCGGACACCGTGCTGGACGCCACCGGCCGCTACGTGCTGCCCGGCGGCGTGGACTGCCACACCCACATGGAACTGCCCTTCGGCGGCACCTTCGCCGCCGACACCTTCGAGACCGGCACCCGGGCCGCGGCCTGGGGCGGCACCACCACCATCGTCGACTTCGCCGTGCAGACGCCAGGGATGTCGCTGCGCGAGGGCCTGGATGCCTGGCAGGCCAAGGCCGACGGCCAGTGCGCCATCGACTACGGCTTCCACATGATCATGGGCGAGGTCACCCCGCACACGCTCAAGGAGATGGACCAGCTCGTCGGCGAGGGCATCTCCAGCTTCAAGCTGTTCATGGCCTACCCCGGCGTGTTCTACAGCGACGACGGCCAGATCCTGCGCGCCATGCAGAAAGCCGCCGACAACGGCGGGCTGATCATGATGCACGCGGAGAACGGCATCGCCATCGACGTGCTCATCGAACAGGCCCTGCAACGCGGCGAGACCGACCCGCGCTACCACGGCCAGGTCCGGCACGCCTTCCTGGAGGCCGAGGCAACCCACCGCGCCATCCAGCTCGCCAGGGTGGCCGGCGCGCCGGTCTACATCGTGCACCTCTCCGCCGCCGAGGCCCTCGCCGAGGTCGCGCGCGCCAGGGACAACGGCGTCAACGCCTTCGCCGAGACCTGCCCGCAGTACCTCTATCTGTCCACAGAGGACCTGGCGCGGCCGGGCTTCGAGGGGTCCAAGTACGTCTGCTCCACCCCGCTGCGGCCCGAACAGCACCAGGCCGAACTGTGGAAGGGCCTGCGCACCAACGACCTCTCCGTGGTCTCCACCGACCACTGCCCGTTCTGCTTCAAGGGCCAGAAGGAACTCGGCCTCGGCGACTTCTCCAAGATCCCCAACGGGTTGCCCGGCGTCGAACACCGGATGGACCTGCTGCACCAGGGCGTGGTGGACGGGCAGATCAGCCGCAAACGCTGGATCGAACTCGCCTGCGCCACCCCGGCCCGGATGTTCGGCCTGTACCCGCGCAAGGGCACCATCGCGCCGGGCTCGGACGCCGACGTGGTGATCTACGACCCCAAGGCGCGGCAGACCCTCTCCGCCGAGACCCACCACATGAACGTGGACTACTCCTGCTACGAGGGCAAGACCGTCACCGGCAAGGTCGATGTAGTGCTCTCCCGCGGCAAGGTGGTCATCTCGGAGAACACCTACCTCGGCCACAAGGGCCACGGCTCCTTCCTCAAACGCGACACGTGTCAGTACCTGGTGTGA
- a CDS encoding CoA-acylating methylmalonate-semialdehyde dehydrogenase: MRTINHWIGGKTVESTSGRFGVVTNPATGEQTAQVALADVSEVDSAVAAAKDALTTWRHSSLATRTRILFAYRELLLRNRDGIAALLTAEHGKVTSDAAGEVSRGLEVVEFACGIPQLLKGGLSIGASTGVDVHSIRQPVGVVAGITPFNFPAMVPLWMFPLAIACGNTFVLKPSEKDPSAALRVAELMAEAGLPEGVLNVVHGDATAVNRLLEHPDVAAVSFVGSTPVARHIYQTGTGNGKRVQALGGAKNHMVVLPDADLDLAADAAVSAAYGSAGERCMAISVLVAVGGVGDDLVSRIQDRIAALTIGPGTDPGSDMGPLITREHRDKVAGYVAAGEQEGATVVADGRDLAVPGHANGFWLGVSLVDHVTPAMSVYRDEIFGPVLSVVRSPSYEDALGLVNDNQWGNGVAIFTRDGGVARKFQLEVEAGMVGVNVPIPVPVPYYPFGGWKASLFGDNHAYGEDGVHFYTRGKVVTTRWPDPATSSVDLGFPQNR; the protein is encoded by the coding sequence ATGCGCACGATCAACCACTGGATCGGCGGCAAGACCGTCGAGAGCACCTCCGGCCGTTTCGGCGTGGTGACCAACCCGGCCACCGGCGAGCAGACCGCGCAGGTCGCGCTCGCCGACGTGTCCGAAGTGGACAGTGCGGTGGCCGCGGCCAAGGACGCGCTGACCACCTGGCGGCACTCCTCACTGGCCACCCGCACCCGGATCCTGTTCGCCTACCGGGAACTGTTGCTGCGTAACCGGGACGGGATCGCCGCGCTGCTCACCGCCGAGCACGGCAAGGTCACCTCCGACGCCGCGGGCGAGGTCTCGCGCGGCCTGGAGGTGGTCGAATTCGCCTGCGGCATCCCGCAATTGCTCAAGGGCGGGCTGTCCATCGGCGCCTCCACCGGCGTCGACGTGCACTCCATCCGGCAGCCGGTCGGCGTGGTCGCCGGCATCACCCCGTTCAACTTCCCGGCCATGGTGCCGCTGTGGATGTTCCCCCTGGCCATCGCCTGCGGCAACACCTTCGTGCTCAAACCGAGCGAGAAGGACCCGTCCGCGGCACTGCGGGTGGCCGAGCTGATGGCCGAGGCCGGGCTGCCCGAGGGCGTGCTCAACGTGGTGCACGGCGACGCCACCGCGGTCAACCGGCTCCTGGAACACCCCGACGTGGCCGCGGTCAGCTTCGTCGGCTCCACTCCCGTCGCCCGGCACATCTACCAGACCGGCACCGGCAACGGGAAACGCGTACAGGCGTTGGGCGGGGCCAAGAACCACATGGTCGTGCTGCCCGATGCCGACCTGGACCTGGCCGCCGACGCGGCCGTGTCCGCCGCCTACGGCTCGGCAGGGGAACGCTGCATGGCGATCTCCGTGCTGGTCGCCGTCGGCGGCGTCGGCGACGACCTGGTCAGCCGCATCCAGGACCGCATCGCCGCGCTCACCATCGGCCCCGGCACCGACCCGGGTTCCGACATGGGCCCGCTGATCACCCGCGAACACCGCGACAAGGTCGCCGGATACGTCGCCGCGGGCGAGCAGGAAGGCGCCACGGTCGTCGCCGACGGCCGCGACCTCGCCGTTCCGGGACACGCCAACGGTTTCTGGCTCGGCGTCAGCCTGGTCGACCACGTCACCCCGGCGATGAGCGTGTACCGCGACGAGATCTTCGGCCCGGTGCTCTCGGTGGTCCGGTCACCGTCCTATGAGGACGCTCTCGGCCTGGTCAACGACAACCAGTGGGGCAACGGGGTGGCCATCTTCACCAGGGACGGCGGGGTGGCCCGCAAGTTCCAGCTGGAGGTCGAGGCCGGGATGGTCGGGGTCAACGTGCCCATCCCGGTGCCCGTGCCCTACTACCCGTTCGGGGGCTGGAAGGCCTCGCTGTTCGGCGACAACCACGCCTATGGTGAGGACGGGGTGCACTTCTACACCAGGGGAAAGGTCGTCACCACGCGCTGGCCGGACCCGGCCACCAGCAGTGTCGACCTAGGGTTTCCACAGAACCGCTGA